In Streptomyces sp. P9-A4, the genomic window GAAGGCGCTGGGCGTCTGGGCGGCCATCGGCGGTACGGGATCGGCGGTGGGAGTGCTGCTGGGCGGCGCGCTGACGGCGGGCCCGGGATGGCCGTGGATCTTCTACGTGAACGTCCCGGTCGGCCTGGCGCTGCTGATCGCGCTCCCGAAGGCCGTACGACCGACGGCACGGCCCCTGCCCACGGGGAAGCGGACCGGAACCGGCGGCCTGGACATCCCCGGAGCCCTCCTCGTCACCACCGCGACCGGCGCACTCGTCTACGGCCTGGTCCGGGCGGGCGACTCCGGCTGGATGGCGGCGGCGACCCTGCTCCCGCTGCTCGGCGCGCTGGCGCTCTACGGCGCCTTCGCGGCGGCGGAACGACGGACCCGCACCCCGCTGATGGACCTGCGGATGCTCACCCTGCGACCGGTGGTCGCGGGCTCGCTCCTGATGCTGGTCGCGACGGCGCTGCTGATCTCGTTCTTCTTCCTGGGCTCGCTGCGGCTCCAGTACGTCCACGGCCTCGACGCGTTCCGCACCGGCCTCCTGTTCCTGCCGGTGGCCCTGGCGACGGCGATCGGCGCCCACCTGGGCTCCCGCCTGGTCATGACGGTGGGCCCGCGCGCCTGCGCGGCCGGCGCCATGGCGGTCGCGGCCCTGGGCTGCCTGCCGCTGGCCGTACTGGACCCCGAGTCGGGCCCGTGGGCCACGGTCCTGCCGTCCCTGGCGACGGCGGCGTTCGGCCTGGGCGCGGTCTTCGTGACGGCGACGACGACGGCCCTGGGCCTGATCACCCCGCACGAGGCGGGCCTCGCCTCCGGCATCGTGAACACCTTCCACGAACTGGGCGGCTCCCTGGGCGTGGCGATCGCCTCCACCCTGGCCCTGACCACGACACCCCCCACCCCGTCAGGCTTCACCACAGCCTTCACGGCCTGCACCCTGACAGCAGCGATCACAGCCCTGACAACCCTGATCCTGGCCCCCCGATCCCACCCCCACACCCGAACGGGCCCGCACGGACACGGGATGCACTGACCATCCACCCCTCGGCGCGGGCCGGCCCCGCCGGCCCGCGCTCCGGTGTCCGTCGCCGGTCGCCCGCGCTCAGTCCTGGCTCGGGCCGGATTCGTCGATCGGGCGGATGACCACCGGGTATTCCGGGGCGCCGGCCGGCTGCGGGCAGCGGGCCACTTGGGCGGCGATCTCCGTCACGCGGTCCAGGGAGGCGCAGTCGAGGATCCAGAAGCCGACGATGACCTCCTTGGTCTCCGCGTACGGGCCGTCCGTGACGACCGGCTTGCCGTCGCCGTCCACCGTCACGAAGCGGGTCGTGGCCGGGGCGGCCAGGCCCTGCGCTTCGAGCATCTCGCCGGACGCCGCCAGCTTCTCGCTGATCCCGTTCATGTGGTCGAACATCGCTTTGAGGTCCGACTTGGTCCAGGCAGGACTGTTCGCGGTGGGGCGGCCCGCCATCGCCTCGTAGTCGGCATCCGAGCCCTGCACCATCACCAGGTACTTCATGACGTCCTCCTCGTTTCCCGCTTCGCGCTTCTCGTTCCCGGCCTCCTCGCCGGTCACTTCCTTTCGCAGGACAGTCGGAGCCGCCCGCCCGTTCTCGACACCGCGCGGGCACCGGCCCAAAAAACGGGAGAAATCACCCGGCCGCACCATGATTCCGGTGTGAACGCCTTCACCTTCTCCGCCGCCTTCATCACCTTCTTCTCCGTCGTCGGCCCCCCTAAGGTCCTCCTCTCCTTCGCCGGCCTCGCCCAGGTCCACCCCGTCGGGCAGCTCCGCACCATCGCCCTGATCTCCTCCAGCGCCGCCGTCCTCGTCGGGCTCCTCACCGGCATCACCGCCCCCTGGCTGCTCGACCTCTTCCACATCAGCACCCCCGCCCTCCAGCTCGCGGGCGGCGTCATCTTCTTCATCTACGCCGTCGGCCTCGTCCTCGGCCTCCACCTCGGCTCCACCACCACCCACCAGGACGCCCCCGACCTGATCAGCGGCGTACGCGAACTGCTCATGCCGTACGTCGTGAGCCCGCTCGCCATGACCGCCGTACTCATCGAGGCGGCCGCCCGCGACTCCTTCACCTGGCGCTCCACCGTCGTCGGCGCGTACGTGTCCGTCATCGCCCTCGACCTGGTCTGCGTCCTGCTGCTCACCCGCGTGCTGCACCGCACCCACCACGCCACGATCGAACTGCTCGGCCGCCTCCTGGGGCTACTGCTCGCCGCCGTCGGCGTGGACCTGTTCCTGGACGGCCTCTCGGACCTGGGCGTTCCGGGGCTGTATCTGCGGCATTGAGGGGGGAGCGGGGAGCGGGGAGAGGGGAGAGGGGAGGGGGGATCGGCCCGGCCCGGCTTCCGACCGGACCGCGCTCGGCCGGGCCCGGCCCGCTTCCGATCGGACCGCGCTCAGCTCCCGCTCAGCTCCCGCGCAGGTCGTGCTCAGTTCTCGCTCAGTTCCCGTTCCAGCGGCGTCCGGAAGCGCGGCGTCACCCGTACCTCCCCCACCCAGCCCGCCAGCCGTTCCGCCTCCGCCCCGATCGCCCGCTCCGCCGCTCCGCCCACGTCCGTCAGGAGCCGGTGGACGATCGCGCCGTCCAGGCGCTGCGCCCAGCCGCCGACGATCCGGCCGTTCCACCACACCGTCGGCCCGATGTTCCCGCTGCGGTCGTACAGCGCGGGCCGCATCTCCGGGTCCAGGAACCAGTCACGGGCCTGCCAGCCCATCGGCGTCGGGTCGAGCGCGGGCAGGAGCGCCGCCCAGGGTTCCGTCTCTGGTACGGGTTCCAGGTCGTCCGGCAGGACGAAGCCGGTCGCCCGCCCGGCCCCCGTCCCCTCCCCCTCCGCAAGCGTCACCGGCACCGCCCCGACGGCCGCCAGCGCCCCCCGTACCTCCGTCACCTTCCACCCCGTCCACCACTTCAGATCCGCCTCGGTCGCCGGCCCGCCCGCCCCCAGCCAGCGCCCGATCAGCTCCGCCCGCGCCTCCGCCGGATCGGGTTCCGGGCGGGCCTCGGCGAGCGCCCAGCGGAAGCGGCTCGACGTCCACGCCCCCTGCGGCCGGCCCCGTACGATCCGCCCGTCCATGCCGAGCACCCGCAGCACCCGGCTCGCGACCGACTGCGCACCCTCCTGGCGGGTTCCCGTCCCGTACACGTACGTCGATCGCAACTCCGGTACGGCGTCGCCGAGTTCGGCGCCCGTCGCCTCCCCACGTACGCCCAGCTCGGTGAGGACCCGCGCCTCGGTCGCCGCCAGCCAGTCCGCGTCGAAGGTGCTGCCCGAGGCCAGGTGCTTGAGGAGGGTGGCCCGTTCGCGGACGGCGGCGGGGCGGGTCGTCGACACCTGCACGGCGGGTGCGAGGTCGGCGGGAAGGACGAAGAGCGTGTGCCGCATGCCGTGCATCCGCACGAGCGACCGGTCCTCGTACAGGGCCCGCTCGACTTCGGGGACGGGCCCGGTCTCGGGGCGCGGGCCGGCCCCGGAAGGCGACCCGGCCCCCGCCCCGGCCAACCTCGCCCCCACCGCGAGGAACACACTCGCCGGATCCGTCCCGTGCAGCGCCACGAGCGCGCCCGCGACCTCCTCCGCCGACCCCGCCCGCGCGCTCCCGGCCAGCCGGTGCCTCGTTCCGAGCCGCGCCCTGCGTTCCGCCGCGCCGATCGTCCTCGTCTCCGCCATGCGGCCAAGCATCGCCTCAGGCCGCCGCCGATCCGAGGAAATCCGTCACCGTCCGCACGAACTCGTCCTCCTTCTCGAAGAACACGACGTGCCCGGCGTCGATCTCCGCGTACGCGCTCCCGCCGATCGCCTCGTGCAGCTCCCGGCTGTTCTCCACGGGCACGGTCGCGTCCTGGGCGCACCCGACGACGAGCGTCTCCGCCGTGATCCGGGGCAGCAGCTCCCGGATGTCGACCGCGAGGTCGAGCGCCACGTGCCGCAGCGTGCCGGGCGTGGGCGGCATGTTCGGGACGAGCGCCTCCACCCCCTCGCGGCCGATCGCGTTGAGGAAGCCACGGCTGAACCCGGTCATCGTCACGCTCCGCCCGAACCCCGCGGGATCGAACTCGCCCAGCCGCTGCCACAGCGTGAACAGGTTCCGCAGGTACTCGTCGCCCTCGGTGTACGCCCAACCCGCCACCAGCACCAGCCGGTTGACGAGGTCGGGGCGGAGCGCGGCGACGGTCGCCGAGACGGGGGACCCCATGGAGAAGCCGAGCAGGTCGACGGGCCCGGTGCCGGCGTCCTCGATGACCGCGATCACCTGCGCGGCGAGCGCCTCGACGGTCAGGGGGCTGCCGTCGTCGAGGGTCCGGTCGGCGCCGGAGAGGTCGAGGGTGATGACCGTACGGTCGGTGGTGAAACGGGGGGCGGTCTGGCCCCAGTTGACGACGGCGCCACCGGACCCGGTGCCGTGGACGAGAAGGAGGGCGGGGGCGGAGGCGGGGGCGGAGCGTGGACCGGTGGGGTGGTCGATACGGGCGCTCGGCCCCTCGACGTCGTAGTGAACGCGGGCGGGACCGACGGTGACGATGGCCAAGATCTGCTCCTGGGGGCGGGGTGGGGTGCCTGACACCGAGGACTCTCCCGCCGCCCGGAGGCGGAGGGGAGAGCCCTGCCGACCCTGGGACCGCGAGTCCCTGGATGAGCGCCTGCCCCTACGGGACGATGGCGGTACGAAGCCCCCGGCCCTACGGGACCACCGCCGTACCAACCGCCCACCCCTTCGGGACCACGGCCACACAAAGCCCGCACCCCTACGGGACTATGGCCGCCGCACGAACCCACCCACCCCACCTACCCCACCTACCCCACCTACCCCACCTACCCCACCTACCCCACCTACCCCACCTACCCCACCTACCCCACCCACCCCACCCCACCCCACCCACCCCACCCCACCCCACCCCACCCCCCCAGGGAGGACCCGCAGGATGCCCCGTACGCCGATCGACCGACGCGAACTCGCCGACTTCCTGCGCCGCTCCCGCGACCGGGTCCGACCGCAGGACGTGGGGCTGCCGGCCGGCCCCCGGCGCCGTACGCCCGGACTGCGCCGCGAGGAGGTCGCCCAGCTCGCCGGGATGTCCGCCGACTACTACATCCGCCTGGAGCAGGCCCGCGGCCCGCAGCCCTCGCCGCAGATGCTCGCCGCGCTCGCCCGGGCGCTGCGGCTCGACACGGACGGGCGCGACCACCTCCACCTCCTCGCGGGCCACCGTCCGCCCGCCGGGCCGGTGGGCGGTGACCACGTCTCGCCCGGCCTGCTGCACCTCCTCGAACAGCTGGAGTCGACACCGGCGCAGGTCCTGAGCGACCTCGGGGATGTCCTCGCGCAGAACGAGATGGCCCGCACCCTGCTCGGCGGGGTGTGCACGGTGTCGGAGCACGGACGGAACGTGGTGTGGCGCTGGTTCGCCGACCCGGAGGCGCGTACGGCGTACCCGGCCGGGGAGCACGCGTACCACAGCCGCCTCCACGTCGCGGACCTGCGCGCGGCGTTCGGCCGGCGCGCGGGCGACCCGGCCGTGACGCGGCTGGTG contains:
- a CDS encoding helix-turn-helix transcriptional regulator → MPRTPIDRRELADFLRRSRDRVRPQDVGLPAGPRRRTPGLRREEVAQLAGMSADYYIRLEQARGPQPSPQMLAALARALRLDTDGRDHLHLLAGHRPPAGPVGGDHVSPGLLHLLEQLESTPAQVLSDLGDVLAQNEMARTLLGGVCTVSEHGRNVVWRWFADPEARTAYPAGEHAYHSRLHVADLRAAFGRRAGDPAVTRLVERLRGASEEFAELWERHEVAVRRHSRMRVAHPVIGAVDLDCQVLLALEGEQRLVLFTPPPGTDAGERLALLRVVGAEQFTARP
- a CDS encoding winged helix DNA-binding domain-containing protein, whose amino-acid sequence is MLGRMAETRTIGAAERRARLGTRHRLAGSARAGSAEEVAGALVALHGTDPASVFLAVGARLAGAGAGSPSGAGPRPETGPVPEVERALYEDRSLVRMHGMRHTLFVLPADLAPAVQVSTTRPAAVRERATLLKHLASGSTFDADWLAATEARVLTELGVRGEATGAELGDAVPELRSTYVYGTGTRQEGAQSVASRVLRVLGMDGRIVRGRPQGAWTSSRFRWALAEARPEPDPAEARAELIGRWLGAGGPATEADLKWWTGWKVTEVRGALAAVGAVPVTLAEGEGTGAGRATGFVLPDDLEPVPETEPWAALLPALDPTPMGWQARDWFLDPEMRPALYDRSGNIGPTVWWNGRIVGGWAQRLDGAIVHRLLTDVGGAAERAIGAEAERLAGWVGEVRVTPRFRTPLERELSEN
- a CDS encoding DHA2 family efflux MFS transporter permease subunit; protein product: MPTSSAVPTPAPTHPELDPDPDPRRWTALALICAAQFMLILDVTVVNVALPAVAADLGLGRTALTWVVTTYTLCFGGLMLLGGRLADALGARRVLLTGLALFTAASLACGLAPNADVLLTGRAVQGVGAALLSPAALALVTTMFRGVERPKALGVWAAIGGTGSAVGVLLGGALTAGPGWPWIFYVNVPVGLALLIALPKAVRPTARPLPTGKRTGTGGLDIPGALLVTTATGALVYGLVRAGDSGWMAAATLLPLLGALALYGAFAAAERRTRTPLMDLRMLTLRPVVAGSLLMLVATALLISFFFLGSLRLQYVHGLDAFRTGLLFLPVALATAIGAHLGSRLVMTVGPRACAAGAMAVAALGCLPLAVLDPESGPWATVLPSLATAAFGLGAVFVTATTTALGLITPHEAGLASGIVNTFHELGGSLGVAIASTLALTTTPPTPSGFTTAFTACTLTAAITALTTLILAPRSHPHTRTGPHGHGMH
- a CDS encoding MarC family protein, which gives rise to MNAFTFSAAFITFFSVVGPPKVLLSFAGLAQVHPVGQLRTIALISSSAAVLVGLLTGITAPWLLDLFHISTPALQLAGGVIFFIYAVGLVLGLHLGSTTTHQDAPDLISGVRELLMPYVVSPLAMTAVLIEAAARDSFTWRSTVVGAYVSVIALDLVCVLLLTRVLHRTHHATIELLGRLLGLLLAAVGVDLFLDGLSDLGVPGLYLRH
- a CDS encoding alpha/beta fold hydrolase — its product is MAIVTVGPARVHYDVEGPSARIDHPTGPRSAPASAPALLLVHGTGSGGAVVNWGQTAPRFTTDRTVITLDLSGADRTLDDGSPLTVEALAAQVIAVIEDAGTGPVDLLGFSMGSPVSATVAALRPDLVNRLVLVAGWAYTEGDEYLRNLFTLWQRLGEFDPAGFGRSVTMTGFSRGFLNAIGREGVEALVPNMPPTPGTLRHVALDLAVDIRELLPRITAETLVVGCAQDATVPVENSRELHEAIGGSAYAEIDAGHVVFFEKEDEFVRTVTDFLGSAAA
- a CDS encoding YciI family protein, giving the protein MKYLVMVQGSDADYEAMAGRPTANSPAWTKSDLKAMFDHMNGISEKLAASGEMLEAQGLAAPATTRFVTVDGDGKPVVTDGPYAETKEVIVGFWILDCASLDRVTEIAAQVARCPQPAGAPEYPVVIRPIDESGPSQD